In Paenibacillus sp. G2S3, a single window of DNA contains:
- a CDS encoding cell wall hydrolase: MLIFKQNRCIALLVGVILVCFSAISLMQPNQVAEGKIDNVQMDKLQSTSRASVISYLQEDSISSKTRGTTKVSQTNKLYNTVNLFSSTWKPKQNVEWLSKNKIKPQNTSQASIVRVKADVAQSNPAAQKATAKKSAQTVVKTVSASQKNPLTTLYFSRTELLSQEQQSKATRRYAVSEEELLLLQKIVMAEAEGEPYQGKVAVANVVLNRLRSANFPDTIYKVIYQKHQFSPVANGRLKRVNPNDDSIKAVNAALSGVKEVPDNTYYFLSLKLAQDLTVHHSQEYVKTIGNHTFYK; the protein is encoded by the coding sequence ATGTTAATCTTTAAACAAAACCGCTGTATCGCGTTGCTTGTTGGCGTTATACTAGTGTGTTTCTCTGCCATAAGCTTAATGCAGCCTAATCAGGTTGCCGAGGGGAAAATAGATAATGTGCAGATGGATAAGCTGCAATCCACCAGCCGAGCATCGGTAATTAGTTATTTGCAAGAAGATTCAATATCTAGTAAGACGAGGGGCACTACTAAAGTTTCACAAACGAATAAGCTTTATAACACAGTTAACCTGTTCAGTTCCACTTGGAAACCAAAGCAGAATGTAGAATGGCTTAGTAAAAATAAAATAAAGCCACAAAATACATCGCAGGCTTCCATAGTTCGGGTAAAGGCTGATGTAGCACAATCTAATCCAGCTGCGCAGAAGGCGACAGCAAAAAAGAGCGCTCAGACTGTGGTTAAGACAGTCTCAGCATCTCAGAAAAATCCCCTCACAACATTGTACTTCTCTCGGACCGAGCTATTAAGCCAGGAGCAGCAAAGTAAAGCAACCCGGCGCTACGCAGTATCCGAAGAAGAACTGCTTCTGCTACAAAAAATTGTAATGGCAGAGGCGGAAGGTGAACCGTACCAGGGCAAGGTGGCAGTTGCCAACGTTGTTCTGAATAGGCTACGGTCAGCCAATTTCCCCGACACGATATATAAGGTCATTTATCAAAAGCACCAATTCAGTCCTGTGGCTAACGGGCGTCTTAAACGTGTGAATCCTAATGATGATAGTATTAAAGCGGTGAACGCTGCGCTCTCCGGAGTAAAGGAAGTTCCCGATAATACTTATTATTTCCTATCGCTTAAGCTTGCGCAGGATCTTACCGTGCATCATTCGCAGGAGTATGTAAAGACCATTGGTAATCATACTTTTTATAAATAA
- a CDS encoding metal-dependent hydrolase yields the protein MKITYFGHSALLVETEQAKVIIDPFLSGNPNSGISPDDITVDAVLLTHGHSDHLGDAVQIAKQNDCPIFAVFELAEYCRMKGAKVKHMNIGGTHIYDAITVKYTQAFHSSSIQEGDVWIYAGQPAGILLTIEGKTVFHAGDTALFSDLRLIGERTAIDLAALPIGDMLTMGPDDALLAARWLQADKVIPLHYNTFPDIAQDAAGFCDRLRQEEIEGFPLKAGESIEI from the coding sequence ATGAAGATCACTTATTTCGGACACTCAGCACTGCTGGTAGAGACAGAGCAAGCGAAAGTTATTATTGACCCTTTTTTGTCAGGAAATCCGAACTCCGGCATTTCACCTGATGACATTACTGTAGATGCTGTGCTACTGACTCACGGTCACTCTGATCATTTAGGTGATGCTGTGCAAATTGCCAAGCAGAATGATTGTCCGATCTTTGCTGTTTTTGAGCTTGCAGAATACTGTCGAATGAAGGGTGCCAAGGTTAAACATATGAATATAGGTGGCACTCATATTTATGATGCCATTACCGTTAAATATACTCAGGCGTTTCATTCCTCATCGATTCAGGAAGGCGACGTTTGGATTTATGCTGGGCAGCCTGCTGGGATTTTATTGACGATAGAAGGGAAGACGGTATTCCATGCTGGGGACACCGCATTATTCAGCGATCTGCGTCTGATTGGTGAGAGAACTGCGATTGACTTGGCGGCTCTGCCCATAGGCGATATGCTGACCATGGGACCGGATGATGCGCTCCTTGCTGCGCGCTGGCTGCAAGCGGACAAGGTCATACCGCTTCATTACAATACTTTTCCGGATATTGCTCAGGATGCTGCGGGTTTCTGTGATCGTCTGCGCCAAGAGGAGATAGAGGGATTTCCGCTTAAAGCTGGCGAAAGTATAGAAATATAA
- a CDS encoding TetR/AcrR family transcriptional regulator — protein sequence MAVVDRRQQVLQAAAKSFSLFGYKATTMDQVAKIANVGKGTIYTFFTNKEQLFDEILRDMMVEMKMIADREIRRDRPFFDNLHRVLDALLEFRSEQELFIKLSQESREFGTPQAGEGLEKIENLVLEYLEREVQQALQKGEIKPCDPKIVSVVMFRLYIVLTAELNKTHTPLDKEQIKMYFHLFLAEGLAQ from the coding sequence GTGGCAGTGGTGGATCGAAGACAGCAGGTGCTTCAGGCCGCAGCAAAATCTTTTTCATTATTCGGCTATAAGGCGACTACCATGGATCAGGTTGCTAAGATCGCAAATGTTGGAAAAGGAACCATCTACACCTTTTTTACGAACAAGGAGCAATTGTTTGACGAGATCCTGCGCGATATGATGGTAGAAATGAAGATGATTGCTGATCGCGAGATCAGGCGAGACAGACCTTTCTTTGATAACCTGCATCGTGTGCTGGATGCCCTGCTGGAATTTCGAAGTGAGCAGGAGCTATTCATCAAGCTTTCCCAGGAGAGTCGCGAGTTCGGAACGCCGCAGGCAGGAGAAGGGCTCGAGAAGATCGAGAACTTAGTTTTAGAATATTTAGAACGGGAGGTGCAACAAGCGCTCCAAAAGGGAGAAATCAAACCTTGCGATCCTAAAATCGTATCTGTAGTCATGTTCAGGTTATATATTGTATTGACTGCTGAACTGAATAAAACACATACTCCCTTGGACAAGGAACAGATCAAGATGTATTTTCATTTGTTTCTCGCCGAAGGATTGGCACAGTAA
- a CDS encoding YhgE/Pip domain-containing protein yields the protein MKSLSVFTKDLGAALRNPKVLIPMIAILFIPVMYSGFFLKAFWDPYGKMNELPVAVVNQDVGANYEGKQLQAGEDLVEELKVTDGFQWNFVSLEEAQAGMKDNTYYMAIIVPEDFSAKATTLLDDEPQPAKIIYEPNEGYNFLAGQIGGTAVAEIKSKVSAKVTEAYVDSVFNQITDVSKGLGEAGDGANKIADGAGKLDDGALKLKENLLVLTEGTGKLQNGLEPLTKGVTDLNSGATAIQTGSSTLAGGLQQLSDAHKQLQDGVKQSAAGNKQLSDGLKQAVTGATQLQAGTKSAVDGTTKLQAGTQSLVDGSAKLEAGLTSSVDGSAKLEAGLQASAEGSTKVTEGAKAVAQGLQQLAQASPELAQNPAVQKLLAASTAVAQGSEQLQQSQQQLLQGASALHSGQEQLAQGATQLHAGSQQVDAGVTQLHDGAQQLNAGSTQLLAGQQKLAQGASALVTGGDKLQAGMQQFGAKLSEAAAGGSKLAEGGKALGDGTSKLLSGVGELGSGIGAVADGSKQLADGAGELKNGMDDLKSGSTELATKLGEAAEQTGSVNKSDKMMEMFAQPVVVEDQVVNHVPNYGTGFAPYFLSLGLFVGALISTIVIPMRESTVLGASRLNRFISRTLTFSIMSFIQSMLAAVVVLYGLGLEVQSVPLFFLFTFLTSLVYTWVVQSIVTWLDQPGRFVVIVILIFQLTTSAGTFPLELIPNWMKFFNPLLPMTYTVSGLKSVISTGDFSAMWSDVGVLAIFGLGFLALTFAYFMTRSRDNEAGMKSEQAMTV from the coding sequence ATGAAATCATTATCCGTATTTACCAAGGATCTTGGCGCAGCCCTGAGAAATCCAAAGGTGCTGATTCCGATGATTGCCATCCTATTTATTCCGGTGATGTATAGCGGATTCTTCCTAAAGGCATTCTGGGATCCGTATGGCAAGATGAATGAGTTACCGGTTGCTGTGGTCAACCAAGACGTCGGTGCCAATTATGAAGGAAAACAACTTCAGGCCGGAGAGGATCTGGTTGAAGAGCTTAAGGTAACCGATGGCTTTCAATGGAACTTTGTTTCATTAGAAGAAGCGCAAGCAGGAATGAAGGACAATACCTATTATATGGCGATTATTGTTCCAGAAGACTTCTCTGCTAAAGCAACAACGCTTTTGGATGATGAACCCCAACCGGCAAAGATTATTTATGAGCCAAATGAAGGCTACAACTTCCTGGCCGGTCAAATCGGTGGAACGGCTGTAGCAGAAATTAAATCTAAAGTATCTGCTAAGGTAACAGAGGCTTATGTAGATTCCGTATTCAATCAGATTACTGATGTATCTAAAGGACTTGGTGAAGCGGGAGACGGAGCTAACAAGATCGCCGATGGTGCAGGCAAGCTGGATGACGGCGCACTGAAGCTGAAAGAGAATCTTCTTGTACTGACTGAAGGTACGGGCAAGCTTCAAAATGGTTTAGAACCACTTACAAAAGGTGTAACTGATTTGAATTCAGGTGCTACCGCAATTCAAACGGGTTCTAGCACTTTGGCAGGCGGTTTGCAACAATTGTCGGACGCTCATAAACAGCTTCAAGATGGCGTTAAACAAAGCGCTGCCGGCAATAAACAGCTTAGCGATGGCTTGAAGCAAGCTGTAACAGGTGCTACACAGCTTCAAGCAGGAACGAAGTCTGCTGTGGACGGTACTACTAAACTGCAAGCAGGAACACAATCTTTAGTTGACGGTAGCGCGAAGCTGGAAGCAGGTCTAACCTCTTCCGTTGATGGTAGCGCAAAGCTGGAAGCGGGCTTGCAGGCTTCTGCAGAAGGCAGCACAAAGGTTACTGAGGGCGCTAAAGCGGTCGCTCAAGGTTTGCAGCAATTGGCACAGGCTAGTCCTGAGTTGGCACAAAATCCAGCCGTACAGAAGCTCCTAGCAGCTAGTACAGCTGTTGCACAAGGTAGTGAACAACTGCAACAAAGTCAACAACAGTTGCTACAAGGAGCAAGCGCACTACACAGTGGGCAAGAGCAGCTTGCACAAGGTGCAACTCAGCTCCATGCTGGTTCGCAGCAGGTTGATGCTGGAGTAACCCAATTGCATGATGGAGCACAGCAATTAAATGCTGGTAGCACTCAGCTCTTGGCAGGACAACAAAAATTAGCACAAGGTGCATCTGCACTTGTAACGGGTGGCGATAAGCTGCAAGCAGGTATGCAACAGTTCGGCGCGAAGCTTAGTGAAGCAGCAGCTGGAGGCAGCAAGCTAGCTGAGGGTGGTAAAGCGCTTGGAGATGGTACATCTAAGTTACTCAGTGGTGTTGGTGAACTAGGTAGCGGTATTGGTGCTGTAGCTGACGGTTCGAAACAATTAGCTGATGGTGCAGGCGAGCTGAAGAATGGGATGGATGATCTGAAATCTGGATCAACAGAGCTCGCAACTAAGCTTGGTGAAGCTGCTGAACAAACAGGCAGCGTGAACAAGTCAGATAAAATGATGGAAATGTTCGCACAACCAGTTGTGGTTGAGGATCAAGTTGTAAATCATGTACCGAACTACGGCACAGGGTTTGCTCCGTACTTCTTATCTCTTGGGTTGTTCGTAGGTGCCCTGATTTCTACGATTGTTATTCCAATGCGTGAATCAACTGTATTAGGTGCTAGCCGCCTGAATCGTTTTATCAGCCGTACGCTTACTTTCTCAATCATGAGCTTTATCCAGTCTATGCTGGCTGCTGTGGTTGTATTGTATGGTCTTGGACTAGAGGTACAAAGTGTACCGCTGTTCTTCCTATTTACATTCTTGACTAGTTTAGTTTACACATGGGTAGTTCAGTCCATTGTTACTTGGCTCGATCAACCGGGACGTTTTGTTGTTATCGTTATTCTTATTTTCCAATTAACAACTAGTGCCGGAACATTCCCACTTGAATTGATCCCGAACTGGATGAAATTCTTTAACCCACTGCTTCCAATGACTTACACAGTTAGTGGTCTTAAATCAGTAATTTCTACAGGGGACTTCAGTGCAATGTGGAGTGACGTAGGTGTGCTTGCAATCTTCGGTCTTGGGTTCCTTGCTCTTACTTTCGCTTACTTCATGACCCGCAGTCGGGACAATGAAGCTGGAATGAAAAGTGAACAAGCTATGACTGTATAA
- the gltB gene encoding glutamate synthase large subunit, which translates to MRHTELPGKQGLYDPQFEKDACGMGFVAHIKGKPSHDIVRNALTMLFNMEHRGGQGSEPNSGDGAGIMLQIPHRFFASEAQKLGFALPEQGHYGVGMIFLSHNEKVRAQHEALLSKIIAEEGQELLGYRDVPTYDEMLGKTAKAAKPFVRQVFIGRSASVKSELSFERKLYVIRKRAELAIRYGGVEEAEAFYIPSLSCRKIVYKGMLTTEQVGQFYLDLQNEELESAIALVHSRFSTNTFPSWERAHPYRFMIHNGEINTLRGNVNWMHARQSLFKSEVFGEDLSKIKPVINPDGSDTAMFDNTFEFLYLSGRSLTQVAMMMVPEPWSNHDSMDADKKAFYEYHSTLMEPWDGPAAMGFTDGVQIGAILDRNGLRPARYYVTKDDMIILSSEAGVLDIPAEDILYKDRLKPGRMLLVDTKEGRIISDEEVKSAIATEKPYRQWLDEHLISLEELPDAPELPNPKHDNVQQLQQAFGYTFEDLRKVLEPMASTGAEAVGSMGYDAPLAVLSDRPQRLYNYFKQMFAQVTNPPIDAIREELVTSTTTTIGPERNLLKPEPESCRQISLHTPILSNEDFAKIRHVRRAGFKSMSIPILFPAELGAEGMRIALERMNEAADRVMAKGHNILILTDRGVDRENAAIPALLAVSSLHHHLIRQGTRTKVSILLESGEPREVHHYALLLGYGVSAVNPYLAFESLDDMIGQGLLRGISHEKAVKNYIKAATKSVVKILSKMGISTIQSYRGAQIFEAVGLNSEFVDRYFTWTPSRIGGIGLEEVATEALIHHNRAFTEKDGNDKVLDSGGDYQWRNDGEDHLFNPQTIHLLQHSVRSGDYKMYKKYAALVQGESEKHLTIRSLLQFKSAYEPIPLEEVEPVESIMKRFKTGAMSFGSISKEAHETLAIAMNRIGGKSNTGEGGEDPARYIPDSNGDSRRSAIKQVASGRFGVTSNYLVNADEIQIKMAQGAKPGEGGQLPGRKVYPWVAEVRGSTAGVGLISPPPHHDIYSIEDLAELIYDLKNANPRASINVKLVSEVGVGTIAAGVAKGRADIILVSGYDGGTGASPMNSIRHAGLPWELGLAETHQTLMLNNLRDRVVLETDGKMLSGRDLAVAVLLGAEEYGFATAPLVAVGCIMMRVCQMDTCPVGVATQNPDLRKNFTGDPQHVVNFMTFVAQDLREIMASLGFRTIEEMVGRTDCLDAAQASQHWKKKGVDLSSLLHTPEMPEGSTRFCSKRQNHGLEETLDVSKLLDLAAPALESGTAVEASLPITNVNRAVGTILGSELTRKYGAAGLPDDTIRLHFTGSAGQSLGAFVPKGITLTVEGDSNDYVGKGLSGGKIIIKPSPKATFAAEDNIIIGNTAFYGATGGEAYINGIAGERFAVRNSGAKVVVEGVGDHGCEYMTGGRVVVLGETGRNFAAGMSGGIAYVYDPDRSFVGRCNLEMVLLERVEEPEEIEELRELISRHVELTGSEAGARVLDQWADCLPKFVRVIPKDYKRMMEQIRKVEQTGLTGEAALMAAFEANMRELTRVGG; encoded by the coding sequence ATGAGACACACTGAACTGCCCGGAAAACAGGGCCTGTATGATCCCCAGTTCGAAAAAGATGCTTGCGGCATGGGATTTGTAGCCCATATTAAAGGCAAACCGTCCCATGATATTGTTAGAAACGCTTTAACAATGCTCTTTAATATGGAGCATCGTGGAGGACAAGGTAGTGAACCCAACTCTGGTGACGGAGCAGGTATTATGCTTCAAATTCCGCACCGTTTCTTTGCTAGTGAAGCCCAGAAGCTTGGCTTTGCTTTGCCGGAACAAGGCCATTATGGCGTAGGTATGATTTTTCTATCTCATAACGAGAAGGTTCGGGCGCAACATGAGGCTCTCTTAAGCAAAATTATTGCTGAAGAAGGTCAAGAATTACTCGGCTATCGTGATGTACCTACCTATGATGAAATGCTTGGCAAGACAGCAAAGGCTGCAAAGCCTTTTGTACGCCAAGTGTTTATCGGTCGCTCGGCCTCGGTTAAGAGCGAATTGTCTTTTGAGCGTAAGCTTTATGTCATCCGCAAACGTGCAGAGCTTGCGATTCGCTATGGTGGTGTAGAAGAGGCTGAAGCCTTCTATATCCCAAGCTTGTCATGTCGTAAGATCGTATACAAAGGCATGCTGACTACAGAACAAGTCGGACAATTCTACCTGGATTTGCAGAACGAAGAGCTGGAATCAGCGATCGCGTTAGTTCACTCCCGTTTCAGTACGAATACTTTCCCAAGCTGGGAACGTGCGCATCCATACCGCTTTATGATCCACAATGGTGAGATCAATACCTTGCGCGGTAACGTGAACTGGATGCATGCTCGCCAGTCGCTGTTCAAGAGTGAAGTGTTCGGCGAAGATCTGAGCAAGATCAAACCTGTTATAAACCCGGATGGATCGGACACTGCAATGTTCGATAATACCTTTGAGTTTCTTTACTTGAGCGGACGCTCCTTGACACAGGTAGCCATGATGATGGTTCCTGAACCATGGAGCAATCATGACAGTATGGACGCCGATAAGAAAGCTTTTTACGAATACCACAGCACTTTGATGGAGCCATGGGACGGACCTGCTGCAATGGGCTTTACAGATGGTGTGCAAATCGGCGCGATTCTAGACCGTAACGGCTTGCGACCTGCTCGTTATTATGTAACAAAGGACGACATGATTATTCTATCCTCCGAAGCGGGTGTACTGGACATTCCAGCAGAGGACATCTTATATAAAGACCGCCTGAAGCCTGGACGCATGCTGCTCGTGGATACGAAGGAAGGTCGCATTATCTCCGATGAGGAAGTCAAATCGGCTATCGCCACAGAGAAGCCTTACCGCCAGTGGCTGGATGAGCATTTGATCAGTCTCGAGGAGCTTCCAGATGCGCCTGAGCTACCAAATCCTAAGCATGACAATGTGCAGCAGCTGCAGCAAGCATTCGGCTACACTTTTGAAGACTTGCGCAAGGTGCTTGAACCAATGGCATCTACTGGTGCTGAAGCTGTAGGTTCCATGGGTTATGATGCACCGCTCGCTGTGCTTTCAGACCGTCCACAGCGTCTATATAACTATTTTAAACAAATGTTTGCTCAGGTAACGAATCCACCAATCGATGCTATTCGCGAAGAGCTGGTTACCTCTACTACGACTACGATTGGACCAGAGCGTAACTTGCTAAAACCAGAACCAGAAAGCTGTCGCCAAATCTCGCTGCACACACCGATTCTTTCAAATGAAGATTTTGCTAAGATTCGTCATGTTCGTCGTGCAGGCTTCAAGTCGATGTCTATTCCAATTCTTTTCCCAGCTGAGCTCGGGGCAGAAGGAATGCGGATCGCGCTTGAGCGTATGAATGAGGCTGCTGATCGCGTTATGGCTAAAGGTCATAACATTCTGATTCTGACGGACCGCGGTGTGGACCGTGAGAATGCTGCGATTCCAGCTCTACTTGCGGTATCAAGTCTGCATCACCATCTGATCCGTCAAGGGACACGGACAAAAGTTAGTATTTTGCTCGAATCTGGTGAACCTCGTGAAGTCCATCATTATGCACTTCTGCTCGGTTATGGTGTAAGTGCAGTCAATCCGTATCTGGCATTTGAAAGCTTGGATGATATGATCGGCCAAGGCTTACTGCGGGGAATCTCGCATGAGAAGGCTGTGAAGAACTATATTAAAGCTGCGACTAAGAGCGTAGTTAAGATTCTTTCCAAAATGGGGATTTCGACTATTCAATCCTACCGGGGTGCACAGATCTTTGAAGCTGTGGGTCTGAACTCGGAATTCGTGGATCGTTACTTTACTTGGACACCTTCCCGCATTGGCGGTATTGGTCTGGAGGAAGTAGCAACCGAGGCACTTATCCATCATAACCGTGCTTTTACGGAAAAAGACGGAAATGATAAGGTGCTTGATTCCGGTGGTGATTATCAATGGCGAAATGATGGGGAAGATCATTTATTCAACCCACAGACTATTCATCTGCTTCAGCACTCCGTGCGTAGTGGGGATTATAAGATGTACAAGAAATATGCTGCACTTGTTCAAGGTGAAAGTGAGAAGCATCTGACGATTCGTTCCTTATTGCAGTTCAAGTCCGCTTATGAACCGATTCCATTAGAAGAAGTAGAACCAGTAGAATCCATTATGAAACGGTTTAAGACGGGTGCGATGTCCTTTGGTTCCATTAGTAAGGAAGCACATGAGACCCTCGCTATTGCGATGAACCGGATCGGTGGTAAGAGTAATACTGGTGAGGGCGGAGAAGATCCAGCCCGCTATATCCCGGACAGCAACGGCGATTCCCGTCGCAGTGCGATTAAACAAGTAGCTTCTGGACGTTTTGGAGTTACATCTAACTACCTTGTTAATGCTGATGAGATCCAGATTAAGATGGCTCAGGGCGCTAAACCAGGGGAAGGCGGACAGCTTCCAGGACGTAAAGTTTATCCTTGGGTGGCTGAAGTGCGTGGTTCAACAGCTGGTGTGGGCTTGATCTCACCTCCACCGCATCATGATATTTATTCGATTGAGGATTTGGCAGAGCTGATCTACGATCTGAAAAATGCCAATCCACGTGCAAGCATTAATGTTAAGCTCGTATCAGAAGTCGGCGTAGGTACGATTGCTGCTGGCGTAGCCAAAGGGCGCGCTGATATTATCCTGGTAAGTGGCTATGACGGGGGTACAGGTGCATCACCGATGAACTCCATTCGTCATGCAGGTCTTCCATGGGAGCTTGGCTTGGCCGAAACGCACCAGACGTTGATGCTTAACAATCTGCGTGACCGCGTTGTACTGGAAACAGACGGAAAAATGCTTAGCGGACGCGATCTAGCTGTAGCTGTATTATTGGGTGCCGAAGAGTATGGCTTCGCCACTGCTCCGCTAGTCGCTGTGGGCTGTATCATGATGCGTGTCTGCCAAATGGATACTTGTCCGGTTGGTGTAGCGACACAGAATCCGGATCTTCGTAAGAACTTTACGGGTGATCCGCAGCATGTAGTTAACTTTATGACCTTCGTGGCGCAGGATTTACGCGAAATTATGGCGAGTCTTGGCTTCCGTACGATTGAAGAGATGGTAGGCCGTACAGATTGCCTAGACGCTGCTCAAGCTTCACAGCATTGGAAGAAGAAGGGCGTAGATTTGAGCAGTCTGCTGCATACACCGGAAATGCCAGAGGGAAGCACACGCTTCTGCAGTAAACGTCAGAATCATGGTCTGGAAGAGACGCTTGATGTTTCCAAGCTGTTGGATTTGGCTGCACCTGCACTTGAATCTGGTACGGCTGTAGAAGCATCGCTACCGATTACGAACGTCAATCGTGCCGTTGGAACCATCCTTGGTAGTGAGCTGACACGTAAATACGGGGCAGCCGGCTTGCCTGATGATACGATTCGTCTTCATTTCACCGGATCTGCTGGTCAAAGCTTGGGTGCATTCGTGCCTAAGGGGATCACGCTTACGGTGGAAGGCGACTCCAATGACTATGTTGGTAAAGGATTGTCAGGTGGTAAGATTATTATTAAGCCATCTCCAAAAGCTACCTTTGCTGCTGAGGACAATATCATTATCGGAAATACTGCATTCTACGGGGCAACAGGTGGAGAAGCTTATATCAACGGTATCGCTGGTGAACGCTTTGCCGTCCGTAACTCTGGAGCGAAGGTTGTTGTAGAAGGCGTGGGCGACCACGGTTGTGAATATATGACTGGCGGCCGTGTGGTTGTTCTTGGCGAAACAGGCCGTAACTTTGCGGCAGGGATGTCTGGTGGTATTGCATATGTCTATGATCCAGATAGATCCTTCGTAGGCCGCTGCAATCTCGAGATGGTACTGCTCGAAAGAGTGGAAGAGCCTGAAGAGATCGAAGAGCTGCGCGAGCTGATTAGCCGTCATGTAGAGCTTACGGGCAGTGAGGCTGGAGCGCGGGTTCTGGATCAGTGGGCAGATTGCTTGCCGAAGTTCGTTCGTGTCATTCCGAAGGATTATAAACGGATGATGGAGCAGATTCGCAAAGTAGAACAAACCGGGTTGACCGGAGAAGCTGCTTTGATGGCTGCATTTGAAGCGAATATGCGTGAGCTTACTCGTGTAGGTGGCTAA
- a CDS encoding glycosyltransferase, translating into MRKKRVLLFSEGFGTGHTGAAYALAEGIKLLNPDVQCRVIELGKFLNPMVAPWILSAYRKTVSSQPKLVGMMYKTQYHKSLNPLTKMALHRIFYTHASQVIEQLKPDLIICTHPIPAAVISRLKRRGLEVPLYTLITDYDAHGSWVNSEVNRYLVSTPRVKSILTGRGIAPELVTVTGIPVHPKFWERSNKTLLRKELGLADIPTVLIMGGGWGLMFGKEIMNSLTARMDNIQLIFCMGSNEKLIAKMKSNPRLNHPNVRILGYTSEINKLMDASDLLITKPGGMTCTEGQAKGIPMLFYKAIPGQEEKNCQYFVELGLAEVLDCEVVNKWFSMMLREYSVLEEQRKRRLAPDKHQPQSCATTVLQMLGNPADKTADIRGARSQARGEEPVCITP; encoded by the coding sequence ATGCGAAAGAAAAGAGTACTGCTGTTTTCGGAAGGCTTCGGTACGGGCCACACAGGAGCAGCCTATGCTCTGGCCGAAGGAATAAAGCTGCTGAATCCGGATGTCCAGTGCCGAGTCATCGAGCTAGGAAAATTTCTTAACCCGATGGTCGCCCCATGGATTCTTTCCGCTTACCGAAAAACAGTTAGCAGCCAGCCTAAGCTGGTCGGCATGATGTATAAGACACAATATCATAAATCATTGAACCCGTTGACTAAGATGGCACTTCACCGGATTTTTTATACACATGCCTCTCAAGTAATCGAGCAGCTAAAGCCTGATTTGATTATTTGCACACACCCCATTCCGGCCGCTGTCATTTCCAGACTAAAGCGTCGTGGATTGGAGGTCCCGCTGTATACGTTAATTACAGATTATGATGCACATGGTAGCTGGGTAAATTCCGAGGTCAACCGATATCTCGTCTCTACCCCACGCGTCAAATCTATTCTAACAGGCCGAGGGATTGCTCCTGAGCTTGTAACGGTCACCGGCATACCTGTCCATCCGAAGTTCTGGGAACGGTCCAACAAGACGCTGCTCCGCAAGGAACTAGGTCTAGCCGATATCCCTACTGTACTCATCATGGGTGGAGGCTGGGGACTGATGTTCGGCAAAGAGATTATGAATTCACTCACAGCCAGAATGGATAACATCCAGCTCATCTTCTGTATGGGCAGTAACGAGAAGCTTATAGCCAAAATGAAGTCCAATCCAAGACTTAATCATCCTAACGTCAGGATTCTTGGATACACCAGTGAAATCAATAAACTGATGGATGCCTCCGACCTTCTAATCACAAAGCCTGGCGGTATGACCTGTACGGAAGGTCAGGCAAAGGGAATTCCAATGCTCTTCTATAAAGCTATTCCAGGTCAGGAAGAGAAAAACTGCCAATATTTCGTAGAGCTAGGACTAGCAGAGGTGCTCGACTGTGAGGTAGTGAACAAATGGTTCTCTATGATGCTCCGTGAGTATTCTGTTCTCGAAGAGCAGCGCAAACGCCGTCTCGCCCCTGATAAGCATCAACCGCAAAGCTGCGCGACTACCGTTCTTCAGATGTTAGGCAACCCCGCAGACAAAACAGCTGATATCAGAGGAGCAAGATCTCAAGCCCGAGGCGAAGAGCCTGTGTGCATTACACCATAA